The Halostella salina nucleotide sequence CGTCGAGTCGTCGGTCGAGAACCCGCCGTCGAACACCCGGTCCCGCCGGTCGGGCGGGATCCCGGGTCCGTCGTCGGCGACGTAGAAGCCGTCTACACGGTCCTCGGGTCCGTAGAGCGCGCCGACCCGGACCGTCACCCCGGGGCCGACGTGTTCGACGGCGTTGCGGAACAGGTTCTCCAGCAGCCGCCTGAGGCGTTCCTCGTCGCAGTGTAGCGTCGCGTCGTCGCTGTCGAGCGCGAGCGTGCCGTCCTCGCTCCCGGCCGTGGCCCACGCCGCTTCCGCGAGTGAGAACAGGGACACGTCGGCCGCGTCCGCCGGGTCGACCTCCTGTCCGCCGCGGGCGACCGCGAGCACGTCCTCGATCAGGCCCTCCATCCGGTCGTGCATCTCGGCGACGGTTTCGAGATGGTCGTCGTCGTCGTACTCCTCGCGGGCGAGTTCGAGGTGGCCCGACGCCGCCTGCAGCGGGTTCCGGAGGTCGTGGGACACCACGTCGGCGAAGCTGTCCAGCCGCTCGTTCTGCCGCTGGAGTTCGCGCTGGGCCTGCTCCTGGGTGAGTTCGTAGCTCACCCACTGGGTGAGCAGTTCGACGAACGTCCGCTCGCTCTCGGTGAAGTTCCGGTCGCGCGGCGACGAGTCGGCGAAACAGAGCGTCCCGTACAGCTCGTTCCTGACGAGCACCTTGCTTCCGATGTAGCTCCCGAGTTCGAACGTCTCGTACGCTTTCGTCCCCTCCCAGCCCGCGGCGGGCGCGTCGTGGACGCTCAGCAGCTCGTCGCGCTCTATCGTCTTCTTGCAGTACGCCTTCGAGAGGGGACAGGACTCGCCGGGGGCGATGAGCGGGTGGTCGCCGGACGACGCCTCGATCTCCTGAACGCCGTCCTCGATCCGGGTCAGGAAGCCGAGTTCGACCCCGAGCCGGTCCCGACCCAGGTCGAAGACGCGTTCGAGCTTGTCCTCGAACGACGGGTCCGGCGCGGAGATGACGTTGTACAGCTCCCGGAACGACTCCTCGCGCTCCCGGATCCGCTCCTCCAGCTGTTTCCGCCTGCTGATGTCCCGGCCGACCGTCAGGAGCGCGGTCACCTCGCCGTCCTCCGTGACCGGCTGGAGGACGCCGTCGACGGTGACGCACTCGCCGCGTTCGTTCCGGTGGACGGCCTCGTAGCGGACCGGTCGCCCGTCCGCGGCGGCGTCGAGCCAGTCCCGGAGGTCCGCCCGCAGCTCAGCGGAGTGGGACCACCAGGGCGTCTCCGGCAGCGGTTTCCCCCTGACCTCGCCGGGCGGCACGTCGACGAACGACAGCGCGTTCTCGTTGGCTCGCTGGAGGGTCCCATCGGGATCACAGAGCATGACGAAGGAGGCCGGCGCGTCGAACAGCGCCTCGAACCGGCTGGTGACCGCGCTCGCGTTCGCGTCGGGGTCGTCGCCGAGGGCGGTGTCAACCGTCACGGCACAGGTCCGCCGGTCGCCGTCCGCGGTCACGACGGCCTCAAGTTCACAGTCGATGGTCCCGTCGCGGGTCCGCAACCGCGCCGGCCTGGTCGCGCTCCCGCCGCCGTCGACCGCCGCGTCGACCACGGTTCCGTCGGCGTCGCCCTGCACCCAGTCGGAGAGCAGCGTCCCGAGCACGTCCTCACGCGACCCCGCGAACAGATCGACGGCCCGGTCCGAGCAGTCCGCGATCCGGCCCGTCCCGACGTCGATGATCAGTACCGTCGCGGGCATGCTCCGGACGGTTTCGCGGAGCACCCCTGCGGGAACGGCGGCGGTGTCGTCGCTCACGTTGTCTTCTCTTTTCACTCTCCGTATATAAATTCGTGGTCCGCGGCTGGAGGCCGTAACGCGCCACTGTCGGCCATCGCCCGAACGAACGTCTTTTCCACAGCTATTACCAATCAAAAACAATCAAATTCAACAGAACTTACACACAGATACCCGTGTGTTCGATCACGAATGCAGCCCACTACCGACTCGCCGCTGACGCGGAACGGGCGGTCGATCGTGCTCGCTCACGACCACGGCCTGGAGCACGGCCCCAGCGCCTTCGCGGACGTTCCCGAACGACTGGACCCCGAGACGGTGTTCGACATGGCGACCCACGACGCCGTCACCGGGTTCGCGGTCGGAAAGGGACTCGCGGAGACGTACTACCCGTCGTACGATGACGACGTGAACCTGCTGGCGAAGTTGAACGGGACGAGCGCGCTCTGGGAGGGCGAACCCTACTCGCCGCAGAACTGGAGCGTGGAGTACGCCGAGGAACTCGGCGCGGACGCCATCGGCTACACCGTCTACCCCGGCACGAACCGCGAGCCGGAGATGTTCGAGGAGTTCCGCGACGTACAGGAAGCCGCCCGCGACCGGGACCTGCCCGTGGCGATGTGGTCGTACCCCCGCGGGCAGGCGATCAAGGCGCATCGCACGCCCGACACCATCGCCTACGCGACCCGGATCGGACTCGAACTCGGTGCCGACTTCGCGAAGGTGAAGTACCCGCGCAGCAAGGCGGCGATGGCCCACGCCGTCGACGCCGCCGGCGAGGTGAACGTCCTCCTGAGTGGCGGGTCGAAAACCTCCGACCGCGAGTTCCTCTCGATGGTCGAGGGCGCGATAGACGCCGGCGTCTCGGGCCTCGCAGTCGGCCGGAACGTCTGGCAGCGGGAGAACCCGACCGCGATCCTCGACGCCCTCGAAGCGGTCGTGTTCGAGGGCGCGACCGTCGACGCCGCGCTCGACGGGTAACTACCCGTGCGACACATGCTGGCCCGGCGACCGACGACCCTCCACCCAGAAACGATCATAGACGAACGCAAACAACTATCACCGTGGAAAAGCGATCACGGCACAACGAGGACCATGTTACCGGCAGCACGAAAGCGGAAGATCGTCGAACTCGTCTCGGAGCACGACGGCCGCTCGGTCGAGGAACTGGCCGAGGCGATGGACTGCTCGAAGGCGACGATCCGCCGCGACCTCAACGACCTGGCCGAGCGACAGCTCATCGAGCGGTCCCACGGCGGTGCGGTCCCCGCGACGACGGTCGGCGAGGAGCAGTCCTACGGGCAGAAGGAGGTGCAGAACCTCGACGCGAAGATGTCGATCGCCGAGCGCGCGGTCGAGGAGATTCAGGAGAACCAGGTGGTCTTCTTCGACGCCGGGTCGACGACGATGCAGGTGGCCAAGCACGCCCCCACGGACGGCTCCTTTCTCTCCGTCACGAACTCGCCGTTGCTGGCGCTGGAACTGAGCAAGGGTGACAACGAGGTCAACCTCACCGGCGGGACGTTACGCCGGCAGACTCGGGCGCTGGTCGGGCCGAGCGCCGAGAGCTTCATGGAGCGAATGAACTTCGACCTGCTCTTTCTCGGCACGAACGCCATCGACCCGGTTCAGGGGCTGCTGACGCCCAACGAGGACGAGGCCCGGATCAAGGAGCTGATGATCGAGAAGTCCCGCCGGGTCGTGCTCGTCGCCGACGGGTCGAAGCTCCAGAATCGGAGCTTCGTCCGCTTTGCCGGGTTCGAGGACCTCGACGTGTTCGTCACGGACGCGTCGCTGACCGACGCCCAGCGTGAGCCGTTCGAGAGCGCGGGCGTCGAACTCATCGAAGGACTGGACGCATGATCCTCACGGTCACCCTGAATCCCGCCGTCGACCACACCATCCAGATCGACGAACTGCCCGCGCCGGGCAGCGTCGCCCGGACGAGCGACGCCCAGTTCGACCCCGGCGGCAAGGGGATCAACGTCTCGAAGTACCTCGTCGAACTCGGCGCGGAGACGCTCGCGACGGGACCGATCGGCGACTTCCTCGGCGAGTACATCGACGACAGCCTCGACGACGAGGGGATCCCCTGTGACTTCGTGCAGATCGACGGGTGCTCCCGGCTGAACACGACGCTGCTGACCGACGGCGAGGAGTACAAGATCAACCACGACGGGCCGACGGTGTCCGGCGACGCCGTCGACCGGATCGTCGACACCATCGGGACGTACGACCCCTCGACGGTCGTCGTCGCGGGCAGCCGGCCGCCGGGACTCGGGCCGGACGCTGTCGACCGGATCGCACGCGCCGGTCCGTGGCGGACGGCTGTCGACGTGGGCGGCGACACGCTCGCCGACCTGACCGCCGAGTACGCTCTCTGCAAGCCGAACCGCGAGGAACTGGCCGCCGCGACCGGCCACCCCGTCGACTCGCTCGACGACTGCATCGAGGCGGCGAGGGCGCTCCGTGACTGCGGGTTCGACCGCGTCGTCGCCTCGCTCGGGGCCGACGGCGCGCTGGTCGCGGGCGAGTCGGGCGTGCTTCACGCCGACGCGCTGGCCGTCGACGTGGTCGACACCGTGGGCGCCGGCGACGCCCTGCTCTCCGGCTTCGTCGACGCGCTCGAACGCGGCCGGTCCGACCGTGAAGCGCTCCAGGCCGGCGTCGCCGTCGCTTCCCGCGTCGTCGCGGTACCGGGGACCGACGTTCCGACCTTCGCGGACGTGCGGACCGACGCCGAGTCCGTGTCGGTCTCCGTGGTGTAACTCCGTTTCTTCCCCGTAGCCCGGTCGGTTCGTGTTCGTGGCGTTTTCCGTGCCAATATAGCAATCAGAAACAAACACAAACGAAAATACTTTTGAACATTTGATTGTATAATGATGTGGAATCCCACTATGGCATCCAGCGACAAGGCGGAAAGCGTCCTTCGGGCGCACGTAACCTCCGTCAAGGAGGACCTGATGACGGGCGTATCGTTCATGATCCCGTTCGTGACGATCGGGGGGATCTTCATGGCGATCGGGTTCGGGCTGTCCGAGTTCGGCATGTTCCCCGGTAGTACGGAGACGGTGTTCTCGGAGACCGGGTCGCTCCCGTGGTACTTCGCACAGATCGGCAACCTGGGGCTGACGGTGATGATCCCCATCCTCGGGGGGTACATCGCGTACGCGATAGCCGACAAGCCGGGGCTCGCTCCGGGGTTCATGCTGTCGTACATCCTGCAACAGGGCATGCTGATAGACGCCGCCGGCGCTGCGGTGAATCTCAACGCCGACGGCGCGACCGCCGGCTTCCTCGGCGCGATCGTCGCCGGCCTGCTGGCGGGTTACGTCGCACGCTTCCTGAAGAACCTCGACGTCCCGGCGTTCATCGAGCCGATGATGCCGGTCCTGATAATCCCGGTGCTGACGACTCTGGTGCTCGCGCCGGTGATGCTGTTCGTGCTCGGCGTCCCCATCGCGCTCGCCAACGAGTCGCTGACCGGCTTCCTCGAATCGATGCGCGGCGGGCAGGCGCTGATCGTCGGTGCCATCCTCGGCGGCATGATGGCGTTCGACATGGGCGGTCCGGTGAACAAGGTCGCCTACGTGTTCGCCACGGGCCTGATCGGCGAGGGCGTCACCGGTCCGATGGCGGCGGTGATGATCGGCGGCATGATCCCGCCGATCGGGCTGGCGATCTCGAACTTCATCTCGCCCCACAAGTACGCGGCGGAGATGTACGAGAACGCCAAGAGCGGCCTCGTGCTCGGGTTCTCCTTCATCACCGAGGGGGCGATCCCGTACGCGGCGGCCGACCCCATCCGGGTCATCCCCAGCATCGTGGCCGGGAGCGCGGTCGGCGGCGCGGCCGCGATGACGCTCGACGTGACGATGCCGGCCCCGCACGGCGGCATCTTCGTCATTCCGCTGTCGAACTCGCCGTTCATGTTCCTGGCCTGCATCCTGCTTGGCTCGCTCGTCACGGCGGCCGTGGCGCTCCTGCTCAAGCCGGACTTCGAGGACCGCGTCGAGGCCGGCGACGCCGGCGCAACACCTCAGGCCGATGACTAACAACCGTTAAGTCCCCGGACAATCATTTTCAAACAATGACGGTCACAATCGATCAGAGCGACGTGGACGAGCTGATCCCGACCGACCACGTCTCGCTCTCGGAGCCGCCGGCCGGGAAGGAGGCCACCATCGAGTACCTGCTCGACCTGCTCGTCGATGCGGGCCGCGTCGACGACCGCGACGCCGCGCTCACGGCGCTGCTCGCCCGCGAGGAGGAGACCACCACGGGCGTCGGCAAGGGGATCGGCATCCCCCACGCCAAGACCGACGCCGTCTCGCGCCCCTCGGTCGCGTTCGTCCGCTCCGAGGACGGCGTCGACTTCGGGTCGATGGACGGGGAGCCGGCGACGCTGCTGTTCATGATCCTCGTGCCCGAGTCCGGCGCGGAGGACCACCTCTCGATCCTCAGTTCGCTCTCGCGGGCGCTGATGCACGACGAGGTCCGCGAGGACCTCCACGCCGCCGAGGACGCCGAGGCGGTGCGCGACACGCTGAAGGAGGCCGTCGCATGAGCACGGAGCGGACGGTCACGGTCGTCCCCGAGGACGGGCTGCACGCCCGGCCCGCCGCGGCGTTCGTCGAGGCGGCGAACGAGCACGACGCCGACGTGGAAGTCGGCACGCCCGACGGCGACCTCGTCGCCGCCGGCAGCATGATCGCAGTCACCAGCCTCGGCGTGGCCGAGGGCGACGACGTGCGCCTCGTCGCGGACGGCGACGATGCCGACGCCGCCCTCGACGCGCTGGCGGCCATCCTTACCACGCCGGAGGACGAACTAGACGCATGAGCACCGAGCGACAGGTCCTCTCCGGAACGGGCGCGACGCCGCGTGCCGGCGTCGGGACCGTCGTCTGGTACGACCCGGAGACGGAACTGCCCGACCTGCCGGCCGACGGCGTCGACGAGGCGGCCGAGCGCGAGCGGTTCGAGGCCGCCCGCGAGACTGCGGAGGCCGAACTCGAACGCGAGCGCGAGCGCACCGCCGAGCGCGTCGGCGAGGCGGAGGCGGCCGTCTTCGACGCGCACGTCCAGTTCGTCAACGACCCGACCATCGCCGACGCCGTCGAGGCGGCTATCGACGACGGCCTCCCCGCCCCGAACGCCGTCCACGAGGCGTTCGCCGACCACATCGAGCAGTTCGAGGGAATGGACGGCCGCATGGCCGAGCGCGCGGACGACCTGCGGGACGTGCGCGACCGACTCGTCCGGATCCTCACGGACGGCGACCGCGTCGACCTCGCGGCGCTCCCGGAGGGGGCCGTCGTGCTCGCCGAGCGGTTGACGCCGAGCGACACGGCACAGTTGAATCCCGAGCGCGTCGCCGGGTTCGCGACGGCGACGGGCGGCCGCACGTCCCACGCGGCCATCTTCGCGCGCTCGCTGGCGCTGCCGGCCGTCGTCGGCGTCGGCGACGCGCTGCTGGACGTGCCCGACGACGCCGACGTGCTGGTCGACGGGGACGCGGGCGAACTCGTCGTCAACCCGACCGACGAGGAGCGCGAGGCGGCGCGCACCGAGGAGACCGCCGAGGTGCGTCCCGACCCCATCTCGACCGCCGACGGGAAAGCGATCGAGGTCGCCGCGAACGTCGGCCAGCACGCGGAGGTCGAACCAGCGGTCGAGCGCGGCGCGGACGGGATCGGGCTCTACCGCACCGAGTTCCTCTTCCTCGACCGCGAGTCGCCGCCGGACGAGGACGAGCAGTTCGAGACGATCGTCGAGGCGCTGGACGCGTTTCCCGAGGGCCGGGTCGTCGTCCGCACGCTCGACGTGGGCGGCGACAAGGGGGTGCCGTATCTGGACCTGCCCGAGGAGGAGAACCCGTTCCTCGGCGAGCGCGGCATCCGCCGCTCGCTCGGGCCGGACGCGGACCTGTTCGAGACGCAACTCCGCGCGCTCCTCCGGGCCGCCGCCGCGGGCGACGGTGACCTGGCCGTGATGTTCCCCCTGGTCGCGACCGTCGAGGAGCTGGCGGCCGCGCTGGAGCGCGTCGACGAGGTAGCCGCCGACCTGGAGGCCGAGGGCGTCGACTACGCCCGACCGGAACTGGGCGTGATGATCGAGACGCCGAGCGCGGCCTTCGTCGCCGACGAGTTCGCCGAGCGGGTCGACTTCCTCTCGATCGGGACGAACGACCTCGCGCAGTACGTGATGGCGGCCGCCCGGGAGAACGACCGCGTGGCCGACCTGCACGACCCCCTCCATCCGGGCGTCCTGCGCGCCATCCACCACACCGTGCAGGCCGGCCACGAGGGCGACGCCTGGGTCGGTATGTGCGGCGAGATGGCCGGCGACCCCGAGGTGACGGAACTGCTCGTCGGGCTCGGGCTGGACGAACTGAGCATGAGCGCCGTCACCATCCCCGACGTGAAGGCGAACGTGGAGACGACAGACACCGACGCGGCCGCGGACCTGGCGGCTGACGCCCGTGCGGCCGACACGAGAACTAAGGTACTCGACCGTATTCATCGATCATGAACATCGTAGCAGTCACGTCCTGTCCGACAGGTATCGCACACAGCCAGATGGCCGCGGAGAACCTGGAGCAGACCGCCGAGGAACTGGGCCACGACATCCGCGTCGAGATACAGGGCGCGATGGGGGCCGAAGACGAACTGACCGCCCAGGAGATCGCAGATGCCGGCGCCGTTATCATCGCGGCCGACACCTCGGTCAGCCGCGACCGCTTCGAGGAGAAACCGGTCGTCAAGGGGACGGTCAAAGACGCCGTCAACGACGCCCGGTCGCTGATCGAGCAGGCCGTCGACGCCGCCGACGCCGGCGAGACGGGCGCTGTCGAGGCCGAGACCGGAACGGCCGACGCGGGGGCCGACGCCGGCGACGAGCAGGTCCGCCGCGGCGGCGACCGCTCGAAGAGCCTCGTCGCCCGGCTGAAGCGGCTGTTCTCCTGATCCCGCCGAATGCTGGCGGGCGACCGCCGGCCCCTCTCCCACCATGACACCCACCGACTGGCTCCTCGATGCCGTCGCTGCAACGACCGACGCCGTCAGGGACGGACTCCACCGACACCGCACGAAGATCGATACCGAGAACCCGACCGGCGACACGCAGGTCGCCGCCGACGACTGGGTGGACGAGCGCTATCGCGAGGCGTTCGCCGACCGCCCCGAGGTCGGCGCGTACGCAAGCGAGGAGCGCCAGAACGTGCTCGACGTGGGGTCCGGGTACGGCGTCACGGTCGACCCGCTCGACGGCTCGACGAACCTGCTGTCGAACTCCGTCACCGGCACCGTCGTCGGCGTGTACGACGCGCCGCTCCCGGCCGGCGGACGTGACCTCGTGGCCGCCGCGCTCGTGCTCTACGGCTCGTACACCACCGTTACGGTGGCCGACGCGGACGCCGTCACCCGGCACGTCGTCGCCGACGGCGAGGTGGTCGATTCGGATCCGGTCTCGATCCCCGACGACTCGGGCATCTACGGCTGGTCGGGCGGCCGCGCGGAGGTCGACCCGTCCCTGCGTGACGCGCTGGACGAGGTCGGCGAGACCCACAAGGTCAGGTACAGCGGCGCGATGGTCGCCGACGTGGGGCAGTTGCTCGCCCACGGCGGCGTCCTCGCCTACCCGTCGCTCGGGTCGCAGCCGGACGGCGTGCTCCGCCTGCAGTACGAGTCCAACCCCGTGGCGTACATCGTCAAGCGGGCCGGCGGCGCGTCGTCGGCCGGGTCGGGGTCGGTCCTCGACGTGGAGCCGACGGGCCTGCACCAGCGCGTGCCGACCTTCCTTGGCACGCCCGAACTGGTCGAACGGATGGCGGCGGTGACGGGAGAGTGAGCGCCGACCCGGTCCGGGACGGAGAGCCGAGGTTTCACGAAACTGGTCGTCACCGGCGACGCCACCACGGAGAAACGGACCGCCCGACGCGGCTCACAGCTCCTTCCACTCGCCCCCGCAGTCGGGACACTCCCGCACCGTCCACACCTCGGCCGGGTCGTTCCGGCTCTTGAGCGTCTGCTCGCAGTCGGCGCAGGTGAGCCGTTCGTACGTGTCCTTGAACAGCTCGCCGTCGCGTAGCGCCTTTCGGACGGATCTCATGGGTGGACGTATGTGACTGCGTGTCAAAAAACCACCCCTGACTTTCGATTCGAAAGGCTTGAACCGGGGTTGTGCGTACTGGTTCACGTGTCAGGAAGCGACGGGACCGGTCGGACGTTCGCTGGGCGCGGTCGGCTGTTCGGCTCGCTGTGTGCGATGGTGTTTCTCGTCAACCTCGCCCGCGTCGTGTTCGCGCCGCTCGTCGAGCCGCTGCGAGCGGCGTTCGGGCTCTCCGGCGCGACGGTCGGCCTGGTGGCGACGATGGCGTGGGCCGGGAGCGCGCTGCCGCGCCTCCCGACGGGCTACCTGCTGACGCGGGTGCCCCGCCACGCCGTGGTGCTCGGGTCGGGCTGCCTGCTGACGGCCGCGGCGGCGCTGACGGCCGTCGCGAACTCGTTCGTCGTGCTCGCGGGCGGGGCGTTCCTCATGGGCGTCACCAGCGGCGCGTACTTCGTCGCCGCGAACCCGCTCGTCAGCGAACTGTTCCCCGACCGCGTCGGCCGCGCCATCGGCGTCCACGGGATGGCGAGCCAGCTCGCCGCGGTCGTCGCGCCGCTCGGGGTCAGCGGCGTCCTGCTGGTGTCGGACTGGCGGACGGTGCTGTGGATCGTCAGCGGCGTCGCCGCCGTGACGACGCTCGGCTTCTTCCTCGTCGCGCGCCGGGCCGAGATGCCGGACGCCGGGGCGAAGGACCGCGCGATCAAGGCCGCGTTCCTCCGCCAATGGCCGATCATCGTCACCGGCGTCGCGATCATCGGCGCGACGGGCTTCGTCTGGAACGGCGTGTTCAACTTCTACGTGACGTACCTCGTGGAGACGAAGTCGTTCGGCGAGCCCGCGGCGCGGAACATGCTGACCCTCGTGTTCGCGGCCGGCGTCCCGGCGTTCGTCGTGACCGGCCGGATCGCGGACCGCGTTCCGCACGTGCCGCTCATGCTGACTATCCTCGGCGGGTTCATCGCGTGTCTGCTGGCGCTGACCGCCGTCGAGACGCTCTGGCCCGTCGTCGCGGTGACGGTCGTGCTGGGCTACGTCGTCCACAGCCTCTTTCCGGCGCTGGACACGTACCTCCTCGACTCGCTCCCCGACGAGAACCGCGCCAGCGCCTACTCGCTGTACAGCGCGAGCATGATGGTCGTTCAGGCGAGCGGGAGCGTTGCCATCGGCACGATCACCGACGCCGGCGTCGGGTTCGACGCGCTGTACCGCGGCTTCGCCGTCGGGCTGGTCGCTATCCTGGTCGTCCTCGTCTCGCTGTACGCGTTCGACAGGCTGCCGAGCGAGGCGGTCACGGCCTGATCGTGGTTGCTCCCGCCACGTACCGATGTCTGCCGGTACCGGTGCTGGCGAGCACCGGGACGCAGTGAGAGCAACTCCCAGACGACGCGACCGCGAGTCGCCGCCGTTTTCATCGTGTAGACCAAGCCGTGTCTGATGGAGTACGTTCAGGAGCGGATCACGACGCTCCACGCGTTCGACGACCCGACGCCGGCGGCCCCGACCGACCGGAGCGCGGTCGTCGTCCCGATGACCGACCGGGAGCACGCCGGACTGGCCGCCGAGCACGTCCTGACGACGCTCGCCGAGGTCGACCCCGCCCGGGTCGTCGTCCCTCTCCGTGCGCCCGCCGACCGCGTCCCGGCGTTCGTGGAGTGGCTCGACACCTTCGACGCGCCGACCGAACTGCTGTGGTGCAACGCGCCCGGCGTCGAGGCGGTGCTCGACGACGCCGGCCTCGACGACGGCTTCGGCAAGGGCCGGGACGTGTGGCTGGCGCTCGGCGTCGCGAGCGAAACCGCCGACTACGTCGCGGTCCACGACGCCGACGCGACGACGTACTCTGCGAGCCACGTCCCGCGCCTGCTCGCGCCGCTCGCCGACGGCCACGCGTTCTCGAAGGGGTACTACGCCCGCGTGGAGAACGGCCGGCTGTACGGCCGGCTGTTCCGGCTGTTCTACGCGCCGCTGGTGCGCGCGCTCGCCGACGCCCACGACGTGCCGGTGCTCGACTACCTCGCCGCGTTCCGCTACGCGCTCGCCGGCGAGTTCGCCATGACCGCCGACCTCGCGCGGGACCTCCGCGCCCAGCGCGCCTGGGGGCTGGAGGTCGGCACGCTCGGCGACGCGTTCGAACACGCCGGCTTCGCCGGCACCGCACAGGTCGACCTGGGTCGCCACGAGCACGACCACCGTTCTGTTTCGGGTCCGACGGGGCTTGCCGACATGGCCCGACAGGTCGGCGCGGCGCTGTTCCGGGTCGTCGAGGCGGGCGGCGTCTCCCCCGACTACGGGACGCTGCCCGAACGCTACCGCGACGCCGCCGGGGCGCTCGTCCGCCAGTACGCCGCCGACGCGTCGTTCAACGGCCTCGACTACGACCCGGCGGCCGAGCGCGAGCAGGTGGCGGCGTACGCCGACGCGGTCGAGGAACCGGGCGCGGACGACCGCCTGCCCGCGTGGTCCGAGACGGCGATCGCGCCCGAGACGGTCGCCGGCGCCTCCGCCGAGGCGATCGAGCGCGTGACCGGCGGGGGCCGCTGACCGGCGCTCCCGGAAGCCTCATTCGGGGGGCCGCGCATGGGGACGGTATGGATACCGACGACGAGGCCGCCGCGCCGACCCACGACGAACTCGCGGGGGTCGTCGACCTGTTCGGCGCGCTGACCCGCGAGGAACTCCGGACGGCGCTGTCCGAACTGGCCTACCGCCGCGGCGACGAGTTCGACGCAGACGACGCCGACGACGCGATCGATTCGGGCGTCGAGGCGTACGCGCTCGTCGAGCACGAC carries:
- a CDS encoding class 1 fructose-bisphosphatase, with the translated sequence MTPTDWLLDAVAATTDAVRDGLHRHRTKIDTENPTGDTQVAADDWVDERYREAFADRPEVGAYASEERQNVLDVGSGYGVTVDPLDGSTNLLSNSVTGTVVGVYDAPLPAGGRDLVAAALVLYGSYTTVTVADADAVTRHVVADGEVVDSDPVSIPDDSGIYGWSGGRAEVDPSLRDALDEVGETHKVRYSGAMVADVGQLLAHGGVLAYPSLGSQPDGVLRLQYESNPVAYIVKRAGGASSAGSGSVLDVEPTGLHQRVPTFLGTPELVERMAAVTGE
- a CDS encoding HVO_0758 family zinc finger protein; translated protein: MRSVRKALRDGELFKDTYERLTCADCEQTLKSRNDPAEVWTVRECPDCGGEWKEL
- a CDS encoding MFS transporter, which codes for MVFLVNLARVVFAPLVEPLRAAFGLSGATVGLVATMAWAGSALPRLPTGYLLTRVPRHAVVLGSGCLLTAAAALTAVANSFVVLAGGAFLMGVTSGAYFVAANPLVSELFPDRVGRAIGVHGMASQLAAVVAPLGVSGVLLVSDWRTVLWIVSGVAAVTTLGFFLVARRAEMPDAGAKDRAIKAAFLRQWPIIVTGVAIIGATGFVWNGVFNFYVTYLVETKSFGEPAARNMLTLVFAAGVPAFVVTGRIADRVPHVPLMLTILGGFIACLLALTAVETLWPVVAVTVVLGYVVHSLFPALDTYLLDSLPDENRASAYSLYSASMMVVQASGSVAIGTITDAGVGFDALYRGFAVGLVAILVVLVSLYAFDRLPSEAVTA
- a CDS encoding glycosyltransferase family protein; this translates as MEYVQERITTLHAFDDPTPAAPTDRSAVVVPMTDREHAGLAAEHVLTTLAEVDPARVVVPLRAPADRVPAFVEWLDTFDAPTELLWCNAPGVEAVLDDAGLDDGFGKGRDVWLALGVASETADYVAVHDADATTYSASHVPRLLAPLADGHAFSKGYYARVENGRLYGRLFRLFYAPLVRALADAHDVPVLDYLAAFRYALAGEFAMTADLARDLRAQRAWGLEVGTLGDAFEHAGFAGTAQVDLGRHEHDHRSVSGPTGLADMARQVGAALFRVVEAGGVSPDYGTLPERYRDAAGALVRQYAADASFNGLDYDPAAEREQVAAYADAVEEPGADDRLPAWSETAIAPETVAGASAEAIERVTGGGR